A single region of the Salvia miltiorrhiza cultivar Shanhuang (shh) chromosome 8, IMPLAD_Smil_shh, whole genome shotgun sequence genome encodes:
- the LOC131001090 gene encoding TNF receptor-associated factor homolog 1a-like isoform X1 yields MAGVATEEAGAGRSFEGVSTGQQQLRCQSGEALAEWRSSEQVENGSPSTSPPYWDSDDDDDDGGPKPSDLYGKYTWKIDKFSQINKRELRSNAFEVGGYKWYILIYPQGCDVCNHLSLFLCVANHDKLLPGWSHFAQFTIAVVNKDPKKSKYSDTLHRFWKKEHDWGWKKFMELSKVLDGFIDADTLIIKAQVQVIRERADRPFRCLDCQYRRELVRVYLTNVEQICRRFVEERRAKLGKLLEDKARWSSFCAFWLGMDQSSRRRMSREKSESILKVVVKHFFIEKEVTSTLVMDSLYSGLKALEGQNKGKKSRGKYLEAEELPVPIVGIEKDTFILVDDVLLLLERAAMEPLPPKDEKGPQNRTKDGTAGEEFNKDSIERDERRLTELGRRTIEIFVLAHIFSKIEVAYQEAVALKKQEELIREEEAAWLAEIEQKTRRGVDKEKKSKKKQGKQKKNNRKGKDKVKDEKTSCTVHDKIEQDSSTADRIEITAEPEIVLEKPEAIEDASDASDSVDGVPEILLPDSDDRDVSPVNWDTDTSEVHPPIGASGSATRGLSAVQNGTEGRTLSAVDDSSSTCSSDSVLSVRSGPQKGNSCYDKNQKSPSRGRNNHSKKTSGTCEWVNEEPSQPFESVQDARHTNDTSRSPIAVEHLSQAAGRSLQEKVRNGNVQKAGKKVEETGSLLKFSKTKDAIDAEACGDSGARVTSSPKSPSNGTLLVGPVKVDTKSNAPVGQSVVKKPSSDSPKQSSNSVLPANSSENIPTSKAVPQKFVTLRPAEKPAGYQKHGANEKILIQEGIEPAPQKFAASKPAEKPSGYQKPVATEKLPSHEVPVTSDKPSIPSIPVMSRPLSAPLVAGPRPAVSMVSMVQTAPVLARSVSAAGRLGPESTAYGTQSYVPQSYRNAMMGGPVAGSSSTYSQNHSASSVVNPSHSYSQAQTHVSAPLFSPHSSDRMDTNPTKPSLSFGMLNHHDNMLQNGSLWMDRPQRGVDGSRNLHTDHNSLANELHGLELNGPMHSRSQEHLPSEYPACTSGRLNHHVLPDEFPHLDIINDLLDDGHGVGMASRVNSDYQMFSSAPHHINRQYTFPGDPNMSGGAGPSASACRFDRTRSYHEDGYQHGYGAPGRSYDTLRDMVPPGSSRPYANGQVDSYMASQWQMAGSDPPLLRNMDSDGYPYHLPEYQNLSVGINGYTVFRPSNGL; encoded by the exons GACCCAAGCCATCTGACTTATATGGAAAGTATACATGGAAGATTGATAAGTTTTCTCAAATTAACAAAAGAGAACTTCGCAGCAATGCATTTGAAGTTGGAGGCTACAAATG GTATATTTTGATTTATCCACAAGGCTGTGATGTCTGCAATCATCTCTCTTTATTTCTTTGTGTTGCAAATCATGACAAGCTTCTTCCAG GGTGGAGTCATTTTGCCCAGTTCACAATTGCTGTAGTGAATAAAGATCCAAAAAAATCCAAATATTCTG ATACATTGCATCGTTTTTGGAAGAAGGAACATGACTGGGGATGGAAGAAATTTATGGAGCTATCAAAGGTGCTAGATGGGTTTATTGATGCTGATACTTTGATAATTAAAGCTCAAGTTCAGGTTATTAG GGAGAGAGCAGATCGACCTTTTCGTTGCCTTGACTGTCAGTATCGGAGGGAACTTGTAAGAGTGTATTTAACGAATGTCGAGCAGATTTGTCGGCGTTTTGTGGAAGAACGTAGGGCAAAACTAGGAAAGCTATTAGAGGATAAAGCTAGATGGTCCAG TTTCTGTGCTTTCTGGTTGGGTATGGACCAAAGTTCCCGGCGCCGTATGTCCCGAGAGAAGTCAGAGTCCATTCTGAAAGTTGTTGTGAAGCATTTTTTCATAGAAAAGGAAGTGACATCTACACTTGTCATGGATTCTTTGTATAGTGGTTTGAAAGCTCTTGAAGGCCAGAATAAGGGTAAGAAGAGTAGGGGCAAGTATTTAGAGGCAGAAGAACTACCGGTTCCTATAGTTGGCATTGAGAAAGATACATTCATTTTGGTGGATGATGTATTGCTATTGCTTGAGCGGGCTGCTATGGAACCTTTGCCTCCAAAGGATGAGAAAGGTCCCCAAAATCGTACTAAG GATGGGACTGCAGGAGAGGAGTTCAACAAAGATTCTATCGAACGTGATGAGAGGAGACTTACTGAATTGGGTCGCCGAACTATTGAGATATTTGTCCTAGCCCACATCTTCAG TAAAATTGAAGTGGCATACCAAGAGGCCGTTGCCTTGAAGAAGCAAGAAGAACTCATTCGTGAAGAGGAGGCAGCTTGGCTTGCTGAAATTGAGCAAAAAACCAGGCGAGGAGTCGATAAAGAAAAGAAGTCTAAAAAGAAACAG GGAAAACAGAAAAAGAATAATCGCAAAGGAAAGGATAAAGTAAAGGATGAAAAAACCAGCTGCACTGTCCATGACAAGATCGAGCAAGATAGTTCTACAGCTGACAGAATAGAGATAACTGCTGAGCCAGAAATTGTACTTGAAAAACCCGAGGCAATTGAAGATGCTTCTGATGCATCTGATTCTGTAGATGGTGTTCCTGAAATACTCCTACCAGATTCTGACGACAGAGATGTCAGTCCTGTCAATTGGGATACAGATACTTCTGAAGTGCACCCTCCCATAGGAGCGAGTGGCAGTGCAACTAGAGGTCTTTCTGCTGTGCAGAATGGCACAGAAGGAAGAACATTATCTGCCGTAGATGATAGCTCTTCAACTTGTTCCTCTGACTCAGTGCTTTCTGTTAGAAGTGGGCCACAGAAAGGCAATTCTTGTTATGATAAAAACCAAAAATCTCCTAGCAG AGGGAGGAACAACCACAGCAAGAAGACTTCTGGCACATGTGAATGGGTTAATGAAGAACCTAGTCAACCATTTGAATCTGTTCAGGATGCAAGGCATACAAACGACACATCTCGAAGTCCGATTGCAGTTGAACATCTGTCTCAGGCTGCTGGTCGGTCTTTGCAGGAGAAGGTGAGAAATGGGAATGTGCAGAAAGCAGGAAAAAAG GTTGAAGAAACTGGTTCCCTgcttaaattttcaaaaactaaAGATGCCATCGATGCTGAAGCATGTGGGGACAGTGGTGCACGTGTAACTTCCTCGCCAAAGAGCCCTTCAAATGGAACACTGTTAGTTGGTCCAGTGAAGGTTGATACGAAGAGCAATGCTCCAGTTGGTCAATCCGTGGTCAAGAAACCATCTTCTGATAGTCCTAAACAATCTAGTAACTCGGTGCTTCCAGCAAATTCATCTGAAAATATTCCCACATCGAAAGCTGTACCTCAAAAATTTGTGACCTTAAGACCTGCTGAGAAACCCGCTGGATATCAAAAGCACGGTGCAAATGAGAAGATTCTGATACAGGAAGGGATTGAACCTGCCCCGCAGAAGTTTGCAGCATCAAAACCTGCTGAGAAACCCTCTGGATATCAGAAACCCGTTGCAACTGAAAAGCTTCCCTCACATGAAGTGCCAGTCACGTCTGACAAGCCCTCCATTCCGTCTATACCTGTTATGTCAAGACCCTTGAGTGCCCCTCTAGTAGCTGGTCCTAGGCCTGCGGTTTCCATGGTTTCAATGGTGCAAACAGCACCTGTGCTGGCACGCTCAGTTAGTGCTGCTGGTCGGCTGGGCCCCGAAAGTACTGCATATGGAACACAGAGTTACGTTCCACAATCCTATCGAAATGCAATGATGGGTGGTCCTGTTGCTGGAAGTTCGTCTACCTATTCTCAGAACCATTCTGCCAGTTCAGTGGTAAATCCATCACATTCGTACTCACAAGCACAGACACATGTATCTGCGCCACTGTTTTCGCCACACAGCTCTGATAGGATGGATACTAATCCGACCAAGCCGAGCCTCTCGTTTGGGATGTTGAATCATCATGATAATATGTTGCAGAATGGGTCTCTGTGGATGGATCGCCCTCAAAGGGGGGTGGACGGTAGTAGAAATCTACACACTGATCATAATTCGCTGGCGAATGAGCTTCATGGTCTCGAATTGAACGGTCCAATGCACAGCAGATCTCAGGAACACCTGCCATCCGAGTATCCGGCCTGCACGTCGGGTCGTCTAAACCATCATGTACTGCCGGATGAATTCCCACACCTCGACATCATCAATGACCTGCTCGATGACGGGCACGGAGTCGGGATGGCGTCCAGAGTGAACTCCGACTATCAAATGTTCAGCAGCGCGCCACATCACATTAACAGGCAGTATACCTTCCCTGGCGACCCCAACATGTCGGGCGGAGCCGGCCCATCAGCAAGCGCGTGCAGGTTCGACAGAACGCGAAGTTATCACGAGGACGGATACCAACACGGTTACGGCGCGCCCGGGAGAAGTTACGACACCCTCAGGGATATGGTCCCGCCAGGGAGTTCGCGGCCGTATGCAAATGGGCAGGTCGATAGTTACATGGCCAGCCAGTGGCAGATGGCGGGTTCGGATCCGCCGTTGTTGAGGAACATGGACAGTGATGGGTATCCTTATCATTTACCAGAGTATCAGAACCTCAGTGTTGGTATCAATGGCTATACAGTATTCAGACCTTCAAATGGACTTTGA
- the LOC131001090 gene encoding TNF receptor-associated factor homolog 1a-like isoform X2 — translation MAGVATEEAGAGRSFEGVSTGQQQLRCQSGEALAEWRSSEQVENGSPSTSPPYWDSDDDDDDGGPKPSDLYGKYTWKIDKFSQINKRELRSNAFEVGGYKWYILIYPQGCDVCNHLSLFLCVANHDKLLPGWSHFAQFTIAVVNKDPKKSKYSDTLHRFWKKEHDWGWKKFMELSKVLDGFIDADTLIIKAQVQVIRERADRPFRCLDCQYRRELVRVYLTNVEQICRRFVEERRAKLGKLLEDKARWSSFCAFWLGMDQSSRRRMSREKSESILKVVVKHFFIEKEVTSTLVMDSLYSGLKALEGQNKGKKSRGKYLEAEELPVPIVGIEKDTFILVDDVLLLLERAAMEPLPPKDEKGPQNRTKDGTAGEEFNKDSIERDERRLTELGRRTIEIFVLAHIFSKIEVAYQEAVALKKQEELIREEEAAWLAEIEQKTRRGVDKEKKSKKKQKKNNRKGKDKVKDEKTSCTVHDKIEQDSSTADRIEITAEPEIVLEKPEAIEDASDASDSVDGVPEILLPDSDDRDVSPVNWDTDTSEVHPPIGASGSATRGLSAVQNGTEGRTLSAVDDSSSTCSSDSVLSVRSGPQKGNSCYDKNQKSPSRGRNNHSKKTSGTCEWVNEEPSQPFESVQDARHTNDTSRSPIAVEHLSQAAGRSLQEKVRNGNVQKAGKKVEETGSLLKFSKTKDAIDAEACGDSGARVTSSPKSPSNGTLLVGPVKVDTKSNAPVGQSVVKKPSSDSPKQSSNSVLPANSSENIPTSKAVPQKFVTLRPAEKPAGYQKHGANEKILIQEGIEPAPQKFAASKPAEKPSGYQKPVATEKLPSHEVPVTSDKPSIPSIPVMSRPLSAPLVAGPRPAVSMVSMVQTAPVLARSVSAAGRLGPESTAYGTQSYVPQSYRNAMMGGPVAGSSSTYSQNHSASSVVNPSHSYSQAQTHVSAPLFSPHSSDRMDTNPTKPSLSFGMLNHHDNMLQNGSLWMDRPQRGVDGSRNLHTDHNSLANELHGLELNGPMHSRSQEHLPSEYPACTSGRLNHHVLPDEFPHLDIINDLLDDGHGVGMASRVNSDYQMFSSAPHHINRQYTFPGDPNMSGGAGPSASACRFDRTRSYHEDGYQHGYGAPGRSYDTLRDMVPPGSSRPYANGQVDSYMASQWQMAGSDPPLLRNMDSDGYPYHLPEYQNLSVGINGYTVFRPSNGL, via the exons GACCCAAGCCATCTGACTTATATGGAAAGTATACATGGAAGATTGATAAGTTTTCTCAAATTAACAAAAGAGAACTTCGCAGCAATGCATTTGAAGTTGGAGGCTACAAATG GTATATTTTGATTTATCCACAAGGCTGTGATGTCTGCAATCATCTCTCTTTATTTCTTTGTGTTGCAAATCATGACAAGCTTCTTCCAG GGTGGAGTCATTTTGCCCAGTTCACAATTGCTGTAGTGAATAAAGATCCAAAAAAATCCAAATATTCTG ATACATTGCATCGTTTTTGGAAGAAGGAACATGACTGGGGATGGAAGAAATTTATGGAGCTATCAAAGGTGCTAGATGGGTTTATTGATGCTGATACTTTGATAATTAAAGCTCAAGTTCAGGTTATTAG GGAGAGAGCAGATCGACCTTTTCGTTGCCTTGACTGTCAGTATCGGAGGGAACTTGTAAGAGTGTATTTAACGAATGTCGAGCAGATTTGTCGGCGTTTTGTGGAAGAACGTAGGGCAAAACTAGGAAAGCTATTAGAGGATAAAGCTAGATGGTCCAG TTTCTGTGCTTTCTGGTTGGGTATGGACCAAAGTTCCCGGCGCCGTATGTCCCGAGAGAAGTCAGAGTCCATTCTGAAAGTTGTTGTGAAGCATTTTTTCATAGAAAAGGAAGTGACATCTACACTTGTCATGGATTCTTTGTATAGTGGTTTGAAAGCTCTTGAAGGCCAGAATAAGGGTAAGAAGAGTAGGGGCAAGTATTTAGAGGCAGAAGAACTACCGGTTCCTATAGTTGGCATTGAGAAAGATACATTCATTTTGGTGGATGATGTATTGCTATTGCTTGAGCGGGCTGCTATGGAACCTTTGCCTCCAAAGGATGAGAAAGGTCCCCAAAATCGTACTAAG GATGGGACTGCAGGAGAGGAGTTCAACAAAGATTCTATCGAACGTGATGAGAGGAGACTTACTGAATTGGGTCGCCGAACTATTGAGATATTTGTCCTAGCCCACATCTTCAG TAAAATTGAAGTGGCATACCAAGAGGCCGTTGCCTTGAAGAAGCAAGAAGAACTCATTCGTGAAGAGGAGGCAGCTTGGCTTGCTGAAATTGAGCAAAAAACCAGGCGAGGAGTCGATAAAGAAAAGAAGTCTAAAAAGAAACAG AAAAAGAATAATCGCAAAGGAAAGGATAAAGTAAAGGATGAAAAAACCAGCTGCACTGTCCATGACAAGATCGAGCAAGATAGTTCTACAGCTGACAGAATAGAGATAACTGCTGAGCCAGAAATTGTACTTGAAAAACCCGAGGCAATTGAAGATGCTTCTGATGCATCTGATTCTGTAGATGGTGTTCCTGAAATACTCCTACCAGATTCTGACGACAGAGATGTCAGTCCTGTCAATTGGGATACAGATACTTCTGAAGTGCACCCTCCCATAGGAGCGAGTGGCAGTGCAACTAGAGGTCTTTCTGCTGTGCAGAATGGCACAGAAGGAAGAACATTATCTGCCGTAGATGATAGCTCTTCAACTTGTTCCTCTGACTCAGTGCTTTCTGTTAGAAGTGGGCCACAGAAAGGCAATTCTTGTTATGATAAAAACCAAAAATCTCCTAGCAG AGGGAGGAACAACCACAGCAAGAAGACTTCTGGCACATGTGAATGGGTTAATGAAGAACCTAGTCAACCATTTGAATCTGTTCAGGATGCAAGGCATACAAACGACACATCTCGAAGTCCGATTGCAGTTGAACATCTGTCTCAGGCTGCTGGTCGGTCTTTGCAGGAGAAGGTGAGAAATGGGAATGTGCAGAAAGCAGGAAAAAAG GTTGAAGAAACTGGTTCCCTgcttaaattttcaaaaactaaAGATGCCATCGATGCTGAAGCATGTGGGGACAGTGGTGCACGTGTAACTTCCTCGCCAAAGAGCCCTTCAAATGGAACACTGTTAGTTGGTCCAGTGAAGGTTGATACGAAGAGCAATGCTCCAGTTGGTCAATCCGTGGTCAAGAAACCATCTTCTGATAGTCCTAAACAATCTAGTAACTCGGTGCTTCCAGCAAATTCATCTGAAAATATTCCCACATCGAAAGCTGTACCTCAAAAATTTGTGACCTTAAGACCTGCTGAGAAACCCGCTGGATATCAAAAGCACGGTGCAAATGAGAAGATTCTGATACAGGAAGGGATTGAACCTGCCCCGCAGAAGTTTGCAGCATCAAAACCTGCTGAGAAACCCTCTGGATATCAGAAACCCGTTGCAACTGAAAAGCTTCCCTCACATGAAGTGCCAGTCACGTCTGACAAGCCCTCCATTCCGTCTATACCTGTTATGTCAAGACCCTTGAGTGCCCCTCTAGTAGCTGGTCCTAGGCCTGCGGTTTCCATGGTTTCAATGGTGCAAACAGCACCTGTGCTGGCACGCTCAGTTAGTGCTGCTGGTCGGCTGGGCCCCGAAAGTACTGCATATGGAACACAGAGTTACGTTCCACAATCCTATCGAAATGCAATGATGGGTGGTCCTGTTGCTGGAAGTTCGTCTACCTATTCTCAGAACCATTCTGCCAGTTCAGTGGTAAATCCATCACATTCGTACTCACAAGCACAGACACATGTATCTGCGCCACTGTTTTCGCCACACAGCTCTGATAGGATGGATACTAATCCGACCAAGCCGAGCCTCTCGTTTGGGATGTTGAATCATCATGATAATATGTTGCAGAATGGGTCTCTGTGGATGGATCGCCCTCAAAGGGGGGTGGACGGTAGTAGAAATCTACACACTGATCATAATTCGCTGGCGAATGAGCTTCATGGTCTCGAATTGAACGGTCCAATGCACAGCAGATCTCAGGAACACCTGCCATCCGAGTATCCGGCCTGCACGTCGGGTCGTCTAAACCATCATGTACTGCCGGATGAATTCCCACACCTCGACATCATCAATGACCTGCTCGATGACGGGCACGGAGTCGGGATGGCGTCCAGAGTGAACTCCGACTATCAAATGTTCAGCAGCGCGCCACATCACATTAACAGGCAGTATACCTTCCCTGGCGACCCCAACATGTCGGGCGGAGCCGGCCCATCAGCAAGCGCGTGCAGGTTCGACAGAACGCGAAGTTATCACGAGGACGGATACCAACACGGTTACGGCGCGCCCGGGAGAAGTTACGACACCCTCAGGGATATGGTCCCGCCAGGGAGTTCGCGGCCGTATGCAAATGGGCAGGTCGATAGTTACATGGCCAGCCAGTGGCAGATGGCGGGTTCGGATCCGCCGTTGTTGAGGAACATGGACAGTGATGGGTATCCTTATCATTTACCAGAGTATCAGAACCTCAGTGTTGGTATCAATGGCTATACAGTATTCAGACCTTCAAATGGACTTTGA
- the LOC131001090 gene encoding TNF receptor-associated factor homolog 1b-like isoform X3 — translation MAGVATEEAGAGRSFEGVSTGQQQLRCQSGEALAEWRSSEQVENGSPSTSPPYWDSDDDDDDGGPKPSDLYGKYTWKIDKFSQINKRELRSNAFEVGGYKWYILIYPQGCDVCNHLSLFLCVANHDKLLPGWSHFAQFTIAVVNKDPKKSKYSDTLHRFWKKEHDWGWKKFMELSKVLDGFIDADTLIIKAQVQVIRERADRPFRCLDCQYRRELVRVYLTNVEQICRRFVEERRAKLGKLLEDKARWSSFCAFWLGMDQSSRRRMSREKSESILKVVVKHFFIEKEVTSTLVMDSLYSGLKALEGQNKGKKSRGKYLEAEELPVPIVGIEKDTFILVDDVLLLLERAAMEPLPPKDEKGPQNRTKDGTAGEEFNKDSIERDERRLTELGRRTIEIFVLAHIFSKIEVAYQEAVALKKQEELIREEEAAWLAEIEQKTRRGVDKEKKSKKKQGKQKKNNRKGKDKVKDEKTSCTVHDKIEQDSSTADRIEITAEPEIVLEKPEAIEDASDASDSVDGVPEILLPDSDDRDVSPVNWDTDTSEVHPPIGASGSATRGLSAVQNGTEGRTLSAVDDSSSTCSSDSVLSVRSGPQKGNSCYDKNQKSPSRGRNNHSKKTSGTCEWVNEEPSQPFESVQDARHTNDTSRSPIAVEHLSQAAGRSLQEKVEETGSLLKFSKTKDAIDAEACGDSGARVTSSPKSPSNGTLLVGPVKVDTKSNAPVGQSVVKKPSSDSPKQSSNSVLPANSSENIPTSKAVPQKFVTLRPAEKPAGYQKHGANEKILIQEGIEPAPQKFAASKPAEKPSGYQKPVATEKLPSHEVPVTSDKPSIPSIPVMSRPLSAPLVAGPRPAVSMVSMVQTAPVLARSVSAAGRLGPESTAYGTQSYVPQSYRNAMMGGPVAGSSSTYSQNHSASSVVNPSHSYSQAQTHVSAPLFSPHSSDRMDTNPTKPSLSFGMLNHHDNMLQNGSLWMDRPQRGVDGSRNLHTDHNSLANELHGLELNGPMHSRSQEHLPSEYPACTSGRLNHHVLPDEFPHLDIINDLLDDGHGVGMASRVNSDYQMFSSAPHHINRQYTFPGDPNMSGGAGPSASACRFDRTRSYHEDGYQHGYGAPGRSYDTLRDMVPPGSSRPYANGQVDSYMASQWQMAGSDPPLLRNMDSDGYPYHLPEYQNLSVGINGYTVFRPSNGL, via the exons GACCCAAGCCATCTGACTTATATGGAAAGTATACATGGAAGATTGATAAGTTTTCTCAAATTAACAAAAGAGAACTTCGCAGCAATGCATTTGAAGTTGGAGGCTACAAATG GTATATTTTGATTTATCCACAAGGCTGTGATGTCTGCAATCATCTCTCTTTATTTCTTTGTGTTGCAAATCATGACAAGCTTCTTCCAG GGTGGAGTCATTTTGCCCAGTTCACAATTGCTGTAGTGAATAAAGATCCAAAAAAATCCAAATATTCTG ATACATTGCATCGTTTTTGGAAGAAGGAACATGACTGGGGATGGAAGAAATTTATGGAGCTATCAAAGGTGCTAGATGGGTTTATTGATGCTGATACTTTGATAATTAAAGCTCAAGTTCAGGTTATTAG GGAGAGAGCAGATCGACCTTTTCGTTGCCTTGACTGTCAGTATCGGAGGGAACTTGTAAGAGTGTATTTAACGAATGTCGAGCAGATTTGTCGGCGTTTTGTGGAAGAACGTAGGGCAAAACTAGGAAAGCTATTAGAGGATAAAGCTAGATGGTCCAG TTTCTGTGCTTTCTGGTTGGGTATGGACCAAAGTTCCCGGCGCCGTATGTCCCGAGAGAAGTCAGAGTCCATTCTGAAAGTTGTTGTGAAGCATTTTTTCATAGAAAAGGAAGTGACATCTACACTTGTCATGGATTCTTTGTATAGTGGTTTGAAAGCTCTTGAAGGCCAGAATAAGGGTAAGAAGAGTAGGGGCAAGTATTTAGAGGCAGAAGAACTACCGGTTCCTATAGTTGGCATTGAGAAAGATACATTCATTTTGGTGGATGATGTATTGCTATTGCTTGAGCGGGCTGCTATGGAACCTTTGCCTCCAAAGGATGAGAAAGGTCCCCAAAATCGTACTAAG GATGGGACTGCAGGAGAGGAGTTCAACAAAGATTCTATCGAACGTGATGAGAGGAGACTTACTGAATTGGGTCGCCGAACTATTGAGATATTTGTCCTAGCCCACATCTTCAG TAAAATTGAAGTGGCATACCAAGAGGCCGTTGCCTTGAAGAAGCAAGAAGAACTCATTCGTGAAGAGGAGGCAGCTTGGCTTGCTGAAATTGAGCAAAAAACCAGGCGAGGAGTCGATAAAGAAAAGAAGTCTAAAAAGAAACAG GGAAAACAGAAAAAGAATAATCGCAAAGGAAAGGATAAAGTAAAGGATGAAAAAACCAGCTGCACTGTCCATGACAAGATCGAGCAAGATAGTTCTACAGCTGACAGAATAGAGATAACTGCTGAGCCAGAAATTGTACTTGAAAAACCCGAGGCAATTGAAGATGCTTCTGATGCATCTGATTCTGTAGATGGTGTTCCTGAAATACTCCTACCAGATTCTGACGACAGAGATGTCAGTCCTGTCAATTGGGATACAGATACTTCTGAAGTGCACCCTCCCATAGGAGCGAGTGGCAGTGCAACTAGAGGTCTTTCTGCTGTGCAGAATGGCACAGAAGGAAGAACATTATCTGCCGTAGATGATAGCTCTTCAACTTGTTCCTCTGACTCAGTGCTTTCTGTTAGAAGTGGGCCACAGAAAGGCAATTCTTGTTATGATAAAAACCAAAAATCTCCTAGCAG AGGGAGGAACAACCACAGCAAGAAGACTTCTGGCACATGTGAATGGGTTAATGAAGAACCTAGTCAACCATTTGAATCTGTTCAGGATGCAAGGCATACAAACGACACATCTCGAAGTCCGATTGCAGTTGAACATCTGTCTCAGGCTGCTGGTCGGTCTTTGCAGGAGAAG GTTGAAGAAACTGGTTCCCTgcttaaattttcaaaaactaaAGATGCCATCGATGCTGAAGCATGTGGGGACAGTGGTGCACGTGTAACTTCCTCGCCAAAGAGCCCTTCAAATGGAACACTGTTAGTTGGTCCAGTGAAGGTTGATACGAAGAGCAATGCTCCAGTTGGTCAATCCGTGGTCAAGAAACCATCTTCTGATAGTCCTAAACAATCTAGTAACTCGGTGCTTCCAGCAAATTCATCTGAAAATATTCCCACATCGAAAGCTGTACCTCAAAAATTTGTGACCTTAAGACCTGCTGAGAAACCCGCTGGATATCAAAAGCACGGTGCAAATGAGAAGATTCTGATACAGGAAGGGATTGAACCTGCCCCGCAGAAGTTTGCAGCATCAAAACCTGCTGAGAAACCCTCTGGATATCAGAAACCCGTTGCAACTGAAAAGCTTCCCTCACATGAAGTGCCAGTCACGTCTGACAAGCCCTCCATTCCGTCTATACCTGTTATGTCAAGACCCTTGAGTGCCCCTCTAGTAGCTGGTCCTAGGCCTGCGGTTTCCATGGTTTCAATGGTGCAAACAGCACCTGTGCTGGCACGCTCAGTTAGTGCTGCTGGTCGGCTGGGCCCCGAAAGTACTGCATATGGAACACAGAGTTACGTTCCACAATCCTATCGAAATGCAATGATGGGTGGTCCTGTTGCTGGAAGTTCGTCTACCTATTCTCAGAACCATTCTGCCAGTTCAGTGGTAAATCCATCACATTCGTACTCACAAGCACAGACACATGTATCTGCGCCACTGTTTTCGCCACACAGCTCTGATAGGATGGATACTAATCCGACCAAGCCGAGCCTCTCGTTTGGGATGTTGAATCATCATGATAATATGTTGCAGAATGGGTCTCTGTGGATGGATCGCCCTCAAAGGGGGGTGGACGGTAGTAGAAATCTACACACTGATCATAATTCGCTGGCGAATGAGCTTCATGGTCTCGAATTGAACGGTCCAATGCACAGCAGATCTCAGGAACACCTGCCATCCGAGTATCCGGCCTGCACGTCGGGTCGTCTAAACCATCATGTACTGCCGGATGAATTCCCACACCTCGACATCATCAATGACCTGCTCGATGACGGGCACGGAGTCGGGATGGCGTCCAGAGTGAACTCCGACTATCAAATGTTCAGCAGCGCGCCACATCACATTAACAGGCAGTATACCTTCCCTGGCGACCCCAACATGTCGGGCGGAGCCGGCCCATCAGCAAGCGCGTGCAGGTTCGACAGAACGCGAAGTTATCACGAGGACGGATACCAACACGGTTACGGCGCGCCCGGGAGAAGTTACGACACCCTCAGGGATATGGTCCCGCCAGGGAGTTCGCGGCCGTATGCAAATGGGCAGGTCGATAGTTACATGGCCAGCCAGTGGCAGATGGCGGGTTCGGATCCGCCGTTGTTGAGGAACATGGACAGTGATGGGTATCCTTATCATTTACCAGAGTATCAGAACCTCAGTGTTGGTATCAATGGCTATACAGTATTCAGACCTTCAAATGGACTTTGA